AACCCGCACGGGCGCAACTGGTTCCAGCTGTACGTCATGCGCGACCGCGATATCTCCTACGAGCTCGCCCGCCGAGCGGCGGCCTCCGGGTTCGACACCCTGCAGTTCACGGTCGACACCCCGGTCGCCGGCGCCCGCCTGCGCGACAAGCGCAACGGCTTCAGCATCCCGCCGCAGCTGACCCTCGGCACGATCATCAACGCGATCCCTCGGCCATGGTGGTGGTACGACTTCCTCACCACGCCCAAGCTCGAGTTCGCCTCGCTCAGCACGACCGGCGGCACCGTCGGCGAACTGCTGGACGCGGCCATGGACCCCACGATCAGCTACGACGACCTGGCCGTCATCCGCGATATCTGGCCAGGCAAGATCGTCATCAAGGGCGTGCAGAACGTCGAGGACTCCGTGCGGCTGAAGGACGCCGGTGTCGACGGCATCGTGCTCTCCAATCACGGCGGGCGTCAGCTCGACCGCGCGCCGATCCCGTTCCGCCTGCTTCCGCACGTGCGCAAGGCCGTCGGCGACGATTTCACGGTCATGGTCGACACCGGCATCATGAACGGCGCCGACATCGTGGCATCCGTCGCCCTCGGCGCGGACTTCACGCTCATCGGACGCGCCTACCTGTACGGCCTGATGGCCGGCGGACGCGAGGGCGTGGACCGCACCATCGCGATCCTGCGCACCGAGATCGAGCGCACCATGCGTCTGCTCGGCGTCTCCTCGCTCGCCGAGCTGGAGCCGGGGCACGTCACGCAGCTGGCGCGGCTGGTGCCCGTCGCCGGTGCGGCATCCGAGGCCGCCGTCCGCTGACGTCCCGCGGCGATGCCACATGTCCCAGTAGCGGTGGGTCGCGATGCTGCGCATCCGCCGCTTCTGGGACACGGTGGCTGACCGGGCGCAGAACGGGCGGGTCGACGGATGCCTGACCCGCCGCTGCTGGGACACTGCTCCGGATGCGATCAGCGGGCGACGGGCGCCGGCAGCGTCTCCAGCAGCGCATCGAGCTTGTCGGCGGTGTCCTGCCAGCCCTCGACGGCCACAGAGGGCACGCCGATCGCGAGCACGGGGTAGTCGTTGCCGCCCTCGTCCAGCCGGTCGCCGTAGAAGAGCATGTCGGTGAGCGCGATGCCGGTGTGCTCGGCGAGCTGACGCATGCCGAACGCCTTGTCGATCCCCGCGCTCGTGATGTCGATCGAGGTGGAGCCGCCCGAGCGCACCTCGAGACCGGGCAGGCGCGCCGCGACGGCATCGCGCAGCAGAGTGCGCTTCGCGCCATCAGGATCCCAGGCGTGCTTCGCCTCGCCCGGCGCCTGCTGGCCGAGGGCCGAGAACGTGATCTGCGAACCGCGGTCCTCGAGGATCTCGCCCCACGGCTCGCTCTCCCACAGGCCCAGACGTTCGGCCTCCTCGCGCAGGGCGGTGAGCGCGGCCGACTTCTCGTCATCCGTCAGATCGTGTGCGTAGACGGCGCTGAAACCGGCCCCGTCATGACGCAGGTAGCGAGTGCCGCACGTGGGCAGCAGATGCAGCCGGGACAGATCGGATGCTGCCGCGTCGGCCAGCTGCGCGATCACCTGCGTGCGGAACTGGTCCTCATTGCCGCCCGAGATGATGGCGACCTCCACGCGCTGCAGCAGAGCCAGCAGCAGGCCGGCGATACGGGCATCGATCCGTGCCTTGGAAGGCGCGAGCGTGTCATCGAGGTCGAAGGCGACCAGGCGAGGTGTCGTCATGATGAATTCAGGATATCGGAGGGGGCTGTGGGGATGGCGAGGGGGCCTCGGAGGCTGCACCTGCGCCGGCATCC
Above is a genomic segment from Microbacterium sp. W4I4 containing:
- a CDS encoding HAD-IIB family hydrolase, which translates into the protein MTTPRLVAFDLDDTLAPSKARIDARIAGLLLALLQRVEVAIISGGNEDQFRTQVIAQLADAAASDLSRLHLLPTCGTRYLRHDGAGFSAVYAHDLTDDEKSAALTALREEAERLGLWESEPWGEILEDRGSQITFSALGQQAPGEAKHAWDPDGAKRTLLRDAVAARLPGLEVRSGGSTSIDITSAGIDKAFGMRQLAEHTGIALTDMLFYGDRLDEGGNDYPVLAIGVPSVAVEGWQDTADKLDALLETLPAPVAR
- a CDS encoding alpha-hydroxy acid oxidase, with the protein product MVQRQMPNPAELLELMKFKKPELNGRKRRLDAALTINDLRTIAKRRTPKAAFDYTDGAAEGELSLARARQAFEDVEFHPGILRPAPTVDTSVEILGGPSALPFGIAPTGFTRLMQTEGETAGAGAAAAAGIPFTLSTLGTTSIEDVKAANPHGRNWFQLYVMRDRDISYELARRAAASGFDTLQFTVDTPVAGARLRDKRNGFSIPPQLTLGTIINAIPRPWWWYDFLTTPKLEFASLSTTGGTVGELLDAAMDPTISYDDLAVIRDIWPGKIVIKGVQNVEDSVRLKDAGVDGIVLSNHGGRQLDRAPIPFRLLPHVRKAVGDDFTVMVDTGIMNGADIVASVALGADFTLIGRAYLYGLMAGGREGVDRTIAILRTEIERTMRLLGVSSLAELEPGHVTQLARLVPVAGAASEAAVR